A section of the Amycolatopsis sp. AA4 genome encodes:
- a CDS encoding GMC family oxidoreductase, with protein MDVIVVGAGSAGSVVCRRLVDAGAKVTLLEAGGPDTNAAIHDPSRAAELWHAAEDWDYYTVPQPHAGNRRLHLPRGKVLGGSHSLNAMIWVRGAAADYDGWNLPGWTWDDVRPVYERIERDLLDLEKHDPLQPIQQSIVDAAQEIGLPFNDNYNSGTLDGISVQQVTMTGGRRRNTWLCYAQPVADQMTVHTGALVHRVLFEGDRCIGVLAEIDGDLQPLFADQVVLAAGALASPAILLRSGIGPADDVAALGLDVVADLPGVGENLHDHLLSPVIFATDRRAVAPPQTGRSVTQTHLFWRSRPGLAVPDTQPIHFSVPMYEPWMTGPATGFSLMAGMINPQSRGTLRLRSTDPTEMPLIDLAALAHPADFESLVASVEQCRLIGRASALAEEWGARELYPGPASVREYVRRTAITYHHQVGTCRMGTDERAVTDPTLAVRGVSGLRVADASVLPRVISGNTNAPAVLMGERVAEFLLA; from the coding sequence ATGGACGTGATCGTGGTAGGCGCGGGTTCGGCGGGTTCGGTGGTGTGCCGGCGGCTGGTCGACGCGGGCGCGAAGGTGACGCTGCTGGAAGCGGGCGGACCGGACACGAACGCGGCGATCCACGACCCGTCGCGCGCGGCGGAGCTGTGGCACGCCGCCGAGGACTGGGACTACTACACGGTGCCGCAGCCGCACGCCGGGAACCGGAGGCTGCACCTGCCGCGCGGCAAGGTCCTCGGCGGCTCGCATTCGCTGAACGCGATGATCTGGGTCCGCGGCGCCGCGGCGGACTACGACGGCTGGAACCTGCCCGGCTGGACGTGGGACGACGTGCGCCCGGTGTACGAGCGGATCGAACGCGACCTGCTCGACCTGGAAAAGCACGATCCGCTGCAGCCGATCCAGCAGTCCATTGTGGATGCCGCGCAGGAGATCGGCCTGCCGTTCAACGACAATTACAACAGCGGCACCCTGGACGGCATCTCCGTGCAGCAGGTAACGATGACCGGCGGACGGCGGCGCAACACCTGGCTCTGCTACGCCCAACCGGTCGCCGACCAGATGACCGTACACACCGGCGCGCTGGTGCACCGCGTGCTTTTCGAGGGCGACCGCTGTATCGGCGTCCTGGCCGAGATCGACGGCGACCTGCAACCGCTGTTCGCCGACCAAGTCGTGCTCGCCGCCGGCGCCCTCGCGTCCCCCGCGATCCTGCTGCGCAGCGGAATCGGCCCGGCCGACGATGTTGCGGCGTTGGGCCTGGACGTCGTCGCGGACCTGCCGGGCGTCGGCGAAAACCTGCACGACCACCTGTTGTCGCCGGTCATCTTCGCCACCGACCGGCGCGCGGTCGCGCCCCCGCAGACCGGACGTTCGGTGACGCAGACACACCTGTTCTGGCGCAGCCGCCCTGGCCTGGCGGTGCCGGACACCCAGCCGATCCACTTCAGCGTGCCGATGTACGAACCGTGGATGACCGGCCCGGCGACCGGGTTTTCGTTGATGGCGGGCATGATCAACCCGCAGAGCCGGGGCACGCTGCGGTTGCGCAGCACGGATCCGACGGAGATGCCGCTGATCGACCTGGCCGCACTCGCCCACCCGGCGGACTTCGAGAGCCTGGTGGCTTCGGTGGAGCAGTGCCGGTTGATCGGCCGCGCCTCGGCGCTGGCGGAGGAATGGGGCGCGCGGGAGTTGTACCCAGGACCGGCGTCGGTCCGGGAGTATGTGCGGCGCACCGCGATCACGTACCACCACCAGGTCGGCACGTGCCGGATGGGAACGGACGAACGAGCGGTGACCGACCCGACGCTGGCGGTGCGCGGAGTGTCCGGCCTGCGGGTCGCGGATGCGTCGGTGCTGCCGCGGGTGATCAGCGGGAACACGAACGCGCCTGCGGTGCTGATGGGGGAGCGGGTGGCGGAGTTTTTGCTGGCTTGA